TTTGGAGTCAGTAAACCTACACTGTAGATTGGAGTTTCTATTCTGATTTAAAGTGCAGGTATCAAGGCATTGGTGACGTCTATAAGGAGTTTCACTTGTGGTGTCAGGGGGACAGAGGAGATTTAGACGGCAGAGCccgattctttttttttcttgtgtgttcagtTTTAGCCAATTCAATCAAAATGCAATTTCTCAACGTGTGAAAGACACTTTTAATGCTCATTTCATTGATGAACAGTGAAATTATACTTTCTTttaatgttgttcttttatGGGGGAGAGTAGCAACTGGTTCACCTTTCCATTAATATCTCCTCACTCATTAAAGATACTGAAACAAAATTTTATTCGAAAAATCTATTGCAAACCTATTACAAAGTtacaaaaccaaacagaaaaacacaggtgAGAAATGTATAATGTTAGCTGTGAGCATGTGTAGATGATTTTCATTTCAGGttatgaaaagtaaaagtaattgCTACTTCAAAATCTTTATTCACACAACCACCCACCTTCCTCCCTATCAGACAAAAGTCATGTTCCCTTGAAGGAAACCCTGCCGCTGTGTTGTTGCAAAGAATAATTACAATATAATCGCATGATGTAGTGTACGAATCCATGCTGTGAAAGTAGTGCACCAGGCCCAGGACACACTTTTCAAAAATTCAGACCCAGAGAAGTTTGGAAGAGTGCTTGTGAGTGAGAGAGCATTTGTATCCAAGGCAAAGGGCTTTGGATGTTATGTGAAAACCATTTTGTGTCATGTGTTCACATGGAATACATATTACTTACATATGTAGGATGAAAAAGTACATCAAGGTCCGTCCCGGGAGACCACCAAACAATCTCTAACCTGCAGTCAGGGAATAAGTTAATGTAACTGTAGATTTGCTTAAGTACATGCCAGGGAGTTTTTCCATGTGGATGTCTGTGGttatagaaaaaaacaagtgcacTGAGATTTTACGTGTATGAAGATACTGTAATATAACCTAATGGCATGTGATGAATAGGATGAATGTGTTTGATTGTGATTAAATGCTTGGTAAAAGTTTTGTAACATTTTCGAAGACATTAGAATTTTTTCTATGAGCAAGGAATTAACCTGATAATTTTACAGATTAACTCTTCTTTCCTTCTATACGTTGTTAAATTATATACAGTCAAATGATGAATGCTGTGTTTATGGGTTTGCAAGCAAATAGGTGAAGGCACAATGTTTAAACAAGTATTCAGTTTCAAATTGGCTCCAGCCAGGACGCTCCGCCTGCTCTCGCCGAGGATATTGACTTTCCCGCAagttaaagtatttaaatgtggaGGGAGACAGATGCTGTATGTGGACTGGTGGCGACCACAAGAAACACACGTGTGGGCAGAAGGTTGATGTTGGGAGTTTTACTATCTGCGCATCTTATAGAGAGACATCAGCTGTGCCACCACTGCTTTaactgcacagaaaacaaatcagtcCGCGCTGTCACTCATGGAGTCCattcaactttttctttttttaattttaatcacTTATTTTTAGGGAATCCCCAGTGCGCATTTTACCGCTGATGCGTAAAGACCCGTgcgtaaaaataaaaaaacagccgCTCTGCTGCGTCAGAGAAAGTCAGAGATGGTTTATTTCTCTAATCAAGACTTTCATTTTCAGTGAGTGATTGACACGAAGGGATTTAGCGGAGCTGGTGACAACGACACTTTCTCCGGACTCTCGGTGAGGATTGGCACCGCAGCGCCTTTTAAATCTCCAGGACCAGCAAAGTGGAGAGTGGACCCTTTTTTCACCCGCATGGGACCCTGTCAGTTTCGGATCTCTTAATTGTCACGGCTATCGCCTTCTATGTGTAACAAGAGGGACATCAATCTGGGCTGAAATCCCCATCAGGAGGAACTGTATTTCCGAGAGCTTCTAGCAGCGAATCAGTGGAGTATTCATGAAGCAATATTTGAACTATTACAAGATGAGGCTGAGAACATCGAGGTTAGGTTATCTGTAAGTAAAGAGGTGTCACTGTAATATAGTTGGTTATATGTAACTCAATGGATTCCAGAAACAGGTTATTAATTTTCCccattttctctcctctatAGGTTACTTCAGTTCACGGCGCTTTGCTTTTACGCACAGGTAACTCACATTCTCacctcaataaaaacacagcactAATGTTGCGTAAAGTTCTGCAGTTAACAAAGTAAAAGTTCACAGATATTCAGGCGCCTTGCATGGAAGTGAGCACTCCACCGTCTCTACATCTGCGACAGGCTGcaataacaatgaaaacattttattatgagCGCTATGGCAATTGGCAACAATTCAAACATCTTGAAAAGAGGTAAGCTCCAGCCtaaaaaaagtaattgttaAAACACATGTGGATGGAGAGACgctgaaatgagaaaaaaaagagaaatcaagaAAGGGCGAAAGATCATCGGTGTTGAGTGCTGTGATAAATGAACCGGCTGGGTGaattaacaaataaaccaaatcaaAGGAAAATCAAAGACATTGTGGTGAGAATCCACAATGCCCTTTAAAAGATGGTGGGAAAAAAGAAGCGGGCTGAATTGTTTAAATATGATGAATGACTTAATGAACTGTGGGACAGCGGGGCCCTGGCTCTTTGACTGGCAAGCTTTAGTCTCCTCACGGTTAATATTCAGATTTCCGCAGTGCAATTCCTAGCGACTACTCCTGACATGTGTTTCCCATATCGTCCGACAGAGCTCTGTGCAGTCACCCCCTAATTTCAAGCACCATGTCACCGAGCAGAGCCGCCTGTCGGACCGCATGAGCCGCCGGCTGACCCGCACCTACCAGCTGTACAGCCGCACCAGCGGGAAACACGTCCAGGTCCTGGCCAACAAGAGGGTCAACGCCAACGGGGACGACGGAGCGGTGCACGGTAAGATGGAGGATCCATTACATTCAGAAAACAGCCACATGCCAATTAAATGTGAGAGACGTCAAATATCGCGAGAAACTTTTTCTTCTAAAGGTATCCATGGTTAATCATCCCAGCAGGAGGTGTCTTTATTTACACAATTTAAATATGATTATCCAGTTTAATGAGCATGTGTCAATAAAACACCATATGaagctgcaggaggcaggaagtaaaacgtacaataaatgtaaaaacatttttaagctAGGTTACCTTTTAACAAGTACCCCAGTGTATTCATGCAGTTCATGTATTTAAGTACATATTTAAATATAGGCTATAAATCAAAATAGACTGAGTATGTTGTGGAATCGTACATATCAAGTAAATCACTTTTACAGCAGCGACCGGAAGTTAAACACGCAAAATATTGTGAGAATCAATGTATTGgaattaacttttttatttatttgtattttattaagcGAGGCTACTTGTGAAAAGTAGCCTAGTTTAAGCCTCCCTGCATATTCATTACCAAAATAGAATGAGCATGCAGCTAAATAAAGGTCTACATAGGTGAATTAAAACACTATGAGAAGCGACAAGAAGCAAAATCCGCAAAATATCACTAGAATGTATGTgactttttaacattttaaagccAGGCTCCTTTTGGCCTAGCATAACATTCCCTGCAGGTGGCAAATGTTATTACACAATTCACatataaaaatcaaatacaataacaAAATGTGGTTGAATTAAGGTCCACTTATGTCAATCCAAAATGTTACCtaaaaaattatgaaaacacGCAAAATATTGTGAGAATGACttgtaataaaaacaacaacaacattgtaAAGCGTGGCTAATTGTTAAAAAGTAGCAGCTACAtgctcatttttatatttaaatatcaaatagAGTTAGTATGTTGCTGAATAAAGGTCAGCGTATCTAATCTTTAATGTCAGTTAAAACACAACGAGAGACAGTgggacacaggaagtgacacagtTAAAATATCGTGAGAATATGTCGTCTTATTAACTTTTTGAGCATGGCTACTTTTTTACGCAGGTGGAGTATTCAATTACgtcatttaaatataaatatcaaataattGCGCATGTTGCTGAATAAATTTCCACATATGTGAATTCATTCAGgaaacaaatttttttttatcatctctcAAACAACGAAGCAACTTTACCTCTTGAAGCCCCCTGTGGGCCGTGTCCAGGTCCATGAAAACGTGATGACAGCTAAAGGCCGTCGTGTCTTACATTTCAATGCTTTTAAACCTCaggaaaacagtaaaaaaatactAAAGATGTTCACCTTACAAACACAGGAATAGTTTAAACTCAATGGTGCACGGTGCGGTGTTGAAAAGCAATATAAATTATGTCGTTTTTCTGGCAGCCTGTAGGAAAATAGTTGGAGCCAGGAGAAACAGAGGTGGAAACTGTAAACAGAGTTAGTGGCATCAGTGTTGCCATCTTTTATGGTCTTATGAAGGTAATTTATTTCTTTCGTGTGTTGGTGGTCCAGAAAGTCATTGACACCTGTTAGGATGGACTTTTCTTTACTTCTCACAGGAAAATTGTCTTAAACTTAGAGGGAGCAGAATTCCTGTCACCAAAGGATTTTTGGTGCGTCTCGCCATCTTTCCACCGCAgccaccatccatccatccactcctCTGTGCCTGCTGCCCGCCTGCTTTTTTGAAGGGGGTTTTTATGAGGAATTTTCATTGCTTTACAACTCAATGTATGACTCAATTTATAAGGAGCTGCGGTGAAGTCAGCATCTTCACTTTATACCTTTTCCTCTCCTGTGTgctcttttgtcttttaaatttCCCTGCctacgcacactcacacacactcatacacacagagtcaatcatgcacacactggCTGCACATCCTAAGTGGGTGTCACTCTTGTAACTGGCCCAAATCTGACCGCTGCTCTGTGCTTGTGGCTGTGTCCCCGACCACAGTATTCTCACTCTCCTTTATCCCCAGTCTGAAATGTAGCGCAGCACAGCATTTACCGACATCCAACAACAATCACGCCGTGAGAAAATCACTATCATTTAGTGCTATTTTGGAAGGCTTGCATGCTTTGTTAAAAGGTGGCTGCCGGTTCATGAAGTCTAAAAGTTTTTGTCTGGATTCTGGTTCCCTGGTCATGATCTTGTCAAAACGATTTCATGCCGTTTAATGATGACTTGATGTAAATCAAGTTCACTGCAGCTTCGACTGCACATGAATAATACATTCAGAGGaaaagtctcacacacactgcaacatgATAATCTGAATGCCTGCACCGTGTCACAACTGTGTCATCTTATTATTTCTGATCTCTTTTGTCCATGCAGCTAAACTGGAGGTGGAGACGGACTCTTTTGGAAGTCGTGTTCGTATAAGAGGGGTGAAGACAGGATATTACATATGCATGAACAAGCGGGGGAAGCTGATTGGCAAGGTAATCtggaattcatattttacaattttctCTTTCTTGGAAATGTTATTGAGCAGGTTTTAAAGGGCTTTTGATTGTCTGGAAATAAAGACTAACGTCTCTGCTTCCTGGAAATTGTCTGAATTAT
This is a stretch of genomic DNA from Paralichthys olivaceus isolate ysfri-2021 chromosome 8, ASM2471397v2, whole genome shotgun sequence. It encodes these proteins:
- the fgf8b gene encoding fibroblast growth factor 8b — translated: MKQYLNYYKMRLRTSRLGYLLLQFTALCFYAQSSVQSPPNFKHHVTEQSRLSDRMSRRLTRTYQLYSRTSGKHVQVLANKRVNANGDDGAVHAKLEVETDSFGSRVRIRGVKTGYYICMNKRGKLIGKRKGRGKDCIFTEIVLENNYTALQNAKYEGWYMAFTRKGRPRKASKTKQHQREAHFMKRLPRGHLLSERRPFDVLPLPVPVHPLSRRTKHSHQQRSGGR